In a single window of the Prochlorococcus marinus str. AS9601 genome:
- a CDS encoding glutamyl-tRNA reductase: protein MHIVVVGLSHRTAPVEVREKLSIPDQSITESLKALKAFSDVLEVSILSTCNRMEIYALVKDKNTGISSIKEFISEYSGIIFEDLNPHLFCFRQEEAVLHLMKVSAGLDSLVLGEGQILSQVKKMMRLGQENQSTGPILNRLLTQSVSTGKKVRSETNLGTGAVSISSAAVELAQLKIGQEKGFDTLVSLESENVLVVGAGRMSRLLITHLKSKGCHKLILLNRNIDRALNLAQDFPDLEIVCRGLNELEENISLSSIVFTSTASEEPIIDLAKIEKLNLSNRLKFIDIGVPRNISNDVKQHQFVKSFDVDDLQEVVSRNQEFRQKIAKEAESLVEEERIIFLEWWASLEAVPVINKLRSDLELIRKEELQKALSRMGPDFSARERKVVEALTKGIINKILHTPVTKLRSPQSREERQVSLKIVEKLFSLVEEEQNN from the coding sequence ATGCATATTGTTGTCGTCGGACTGAGTCATCGCACGGCACCTGTTGAAGTGCGTGAGAAATTAAGTATTCCTGACCAATCCATAACAGAATCATTGAAAGCATTAAAAGCTTTCTCTGATGTATTAGAGGTGTCAATCTTAAGTACTTGTAATAGGATGGAAATATATGCACTAGTAAAGGATAAAAATACTGGAATTTCATCTATAAAGGAATTTATATCAGAATATTCTGGAATTATTTTTGAAGATTTAAATCCACATCTTTTTTGCTTTAGACAGGAAGAAGCAGTTTTGCATTTGATGAAAGTCTCGGCAGGACTCGATAGCCTCGTTTTAGGTGAAGGACAAATCCTTTCGCAGGTAAAAAAAATGATGAGGTTAGGTCAAGAAAATCAATCTACTGGCCCAATTCTTAATAGATTATTAACACAATCAGTTAGTACAGGTAAAAAAGTAAGATCTGAAACAAATTTAGGAACTGGAGCCGTATCAATTAGTTCAGCAGCTGTAGAACTTGCCCAATTAAAAATTGGACAAGAAAAGGGTTTTGATACTCTCGTAAGTTTGGAATCAGAGAACGTTCTTGTTGTTGGCGCTGGACGAATGAGTAGGCTATTAATAACTCATTTAAAATCAAAAGGATGTCATAAACTTATCCTTTTAAATAGAAATATTGATAGAGCATTAAATCTTGCTCAAGACTTTCCTGATTTAGAGATTGTTTGTAGAGGGTTAAATGAATTAGAAGAAAACATATCACTATCTTCCATTGTTTTCACCAGTACTGCTTCTGAAGAGCCAATTATTGATCTCGCAAAAATTGAAAAATTAAATTTGAGTAATAGACTTAAATTTATTGATATTGGTGTACCGAGAAATATATCTAATGATGTCAAACAACATCAATTTGTAAAATCATTTGATGTTGATGACTTACAAGAGGTAGTTTCAAGAAATCAAGAATTTAGACAGAAAATAGCAAAGGAAGCGGAATCTTTAGTAGAAGAAGAAAGGATCATTTTTCTAGAATGGTGGGCAAGTTTAGAGGCCGTTCCAGTAATTAATAAACTTAGATCAGATTTGGAGTTGATTAGAAAAGAGGAATTGCAAAAAGCACTTAGCAGAATGGGACCAGATTTTTCGGCTCGAGAAAGAAAAGTTGTGGAAGCTCTGACTAAAGGAATAATTAATAAAATACTTCATACGCCGGTCACCAAGTTGAGAAGTCCTCAATCAAGAGAAGAAAGACAAGTTTCTTTGAAAATCGTTGAAAAATTGTTTTCTTTGGTAGAAGAGGAACAAAATAACTAA
- a CDS encoding glucose-1-phosphate adenylyltransferase, producing the protein MKRVLAIILGGGKGSRLYPLTKMRAKPAVPLAGKYRLIDIPISNCINSGIEKMYVLTQFNSASLNRHIGRTYNLNGPFGQGFVEVLAAQQTPDSPKWFEGTADAVRKYQWLFQEWDVDEYLILSGDQLYRMDYSLFVQHHRDNGSDLTVAALPVDEAQAEGFGLMRTDDVGNIKEFSEKPSGEKLKAMAVDTSKFGLSKESAAEKPYLASMGIYVFSRNTLFDLLNKFPNYTDFGKDIIPEALNRGDTLKSYVFDDYWEDIGTIGAFFESNLALTEQPKPPFSFYDEKFPIYTRPRFLPPSKLVDAQITDSIVCEGTILKSCSILHCVLGVRSRIESDSVLEDTLVMGADFFESPEERIELRKGGGTPLGVGEGTTVKRAILDKNTRIGDNVVIINKDRVEEADKPELGFYIRNGIVVVVKNATIANGTVI; encoded by the coding sequence ATGAAGCGTGTGTTGGCCATAATCCTCGGAGGAGGAAAAGGTTCTAGACTTTACCCTCTAACTAAAATGAGGGCTAAACCTGCTGTGCCATTGGCAGGTAAGTATCGTTTGATAGATATTCCGATTAGTAATTGTATAAATTCAGGCATTGAAAAAATGTACGTATTGACTCAGTTCAATAGTGCATCTCTAAATAGACATATAGGAAGAACCTATAATTTAAATGGCCCTTTCGGTCAAGGATTTGTGGAGGTTTTAGCGGCACAACAGACTCCTGATAGTCCGAAGTGGTTTGAAGGTACTGCTGATGCTGTAAGAAAATATCAATGGTTATTTCAAGAATGGGATGTTGATGAATATTTAATATTGTCAGGTGATCAACTGTACAGAATGGACTACAGTTTATTTGTTCAACATCATAGAGATAATGGGTCTGATTTAACTGTTGCAGCTTTGCCTGTTGATGAAGCTCAGGCAGAAGGTTTTGGTCTAATGAGAACCGATGATGTAGGAAATATTAAAGAATTCAGTGAAAAGCCTTCTGGAGAGAAGTTGAAGGCAATGGCAGTAGATACTTCAAAATTTGGATTAAGTAAGGAGTCAGCGGCCGAAAAACCGTACCTAGCCTCTATGGGTATTTACGTTTTCAGCAGAAATACTCTTTTCGATCTTCTAAATAAATTTCCTAATTATACTGACTTTGGTAAGGATATAATTCCAGAAGCCCTCAATAGAGGCGATACTCTTAAAAGTTATGTATTCGATGATTATTGGGAAGATATCGGCACCATTGGGGCATTCTTTGAGTCAAACCTTGCATTGACTGAGCAACCAAAACCTCCATTTAGTTTTTATGATGAGAAATTTCCAATTTATACAAGACCTAGATTTCTCCCCCCTTCTAAACTTGTTGATGCTCAAATTACTGATTCAATAGTTTGTGAAGGTACAATCTTGAAGTCATGCAGTATTTTACATTGTGTTTTAGGTGTAAGAAGCAGGATTGAGAGTGATTCGGTTCTTGAGGACACTCTTGTTATGGGTGCCGATTTCTTTGAATCTCCTGAAGAGAGGATTGAATTAAGAAAAGGAGGCGGAACCCCTCTTGGAGTAGGTGAAGGAACTACTGTAAAAAGAGCAATCCTTGATAAGAATACAAGAATTGGTGATAATGTCGTGATCATTAATAAAGATCGAGTAGAGGAAGCAGATAAGCCAGAATTAGGCTTTTATATCAGAAATGGAATTGTCGTAGTAGTTAAAAATGCAACCATTGCAAACGGAACTGTTATTTAA
- the gndA gene encoding NADP-dependent phosphogluconate dehydrogenase — translation MSKAHFGLIGLGVMGENLVLNAERNGFSSVVFNRTYSKTEEFLQGRGLGKSIEGAETLQEFVNKLERPRRILMMVKAGPATDAVIDNISGYLEEGDLLIDGGNSQFKDTERRVNTLESKSFGYIGMGVSGGAKGALEGPSMMPGGTKASYDAIESLLTKMAAKVEDGPCVAYVGPGGSGHFVKTVHNGIEYGIEQILAEAYDLMKRVKGMNGQQMSEVFGIWNNTDELASYLVEITEICLNTKDEMTGDDVVEKILDKAGQKGTGLWTVVSALELGVSVPTIYASLNARVMSSLKEQRTEIEKTIPSKDIEDFDLGNISDGMKPLFDAVVLATIASYAQGMDILREASAVYNYGLNMPSIAQIWKGGCIIRSKLLSKIQDAYNKDPDLKNLIFDDWFNNEIATRLDNLAKVVSLSTKAGIPVPCLSSTLDYLNSYRTNRLPQNLVQAMRDCFGSHTYERIDREGSFHTEWMK, via the coding sequence ATGTCCAAGGCACATTTTGGTTTAATAGGTCTTGGTGTTATGGGCGAAAACTTAGTTCTTAACGCAGAGAGAAATGGATTTTCTAGTGTAGTTTTTAATAGGACTTACTCAAAAACTGAGGAATTTTTGCAAGGTCGTGGCCTTGGTAAGAGTATAGAGGGAGCTGAAACTCTTCAAGAATTTGTTAATAAGCTTGAGAGACCTAGAAGAATTCTCATGATGGTAAAAGCTGGGCCAGCAACAGATGCTGTCATTGATAATATTTCTGGATATCTCGAGGAAGGAGATTTATTAATAGATGGCGGTAATTCTCAATTTAAAGATACAGAAAGAAGGGTGAATACCCTTGAAAGTAAAAGTTTTGGATACATTGGGATGGGAGTCTCTGGAGGTGCCAAAGGAGCTCTAGAGGGTCCAAGTATGATGCCCGGTGGTACTAAGGCTTCATATGATGCAATAGAAAGCTTACTAACGAAAATGGCTGCCAAAGTTGAAGACGGACCATGTGTTGCATATGTTGGCCCAGGAGGCTCAGGTCATTTTGTAAAAACTGTTCATAACGGAATTGAATATGGAATTGAACAAATACTTGCAGAAGCTTATGACCTTATGAAGAGAGTCAAAGGTATGAATGGACAGCAGATGTCAGAGGTATTTGGTATTTGGAATAATACTGATGAATTAGCTTCTTATCTTGTTGAGATAACAGAGATTTGTCTAAATACAAAAGATGAGATGACTGGAGATGATGTCGTGGAAAAAATATTAGATAAAGCTGGCCAGAAAGGTACAGGTCTATGGACTGTTGTAAGTGCTCTAGAACTGGGGGTATCAGTCCCAACTATTTATGCATCTTTAAATGCAAGAGTAATGAGTTCTTTAAAAGAGCAACGTACTGAGATTGAAAAAACTATTCCATCTAAAGATATAGAGGATTTTGATTTAGGAAATATATCAGATGGAATGAAACCTTTATTTGATGCTGTAGTCCTTGCCACAATTGCTAGCTATGCCCAAGGTATGGATATTTTAAGAGAAGCATCTGCAGTATATAACTATGGTTTGAATATGCCGTCAATTGCACAAATATGGAAAGGTGGTTGCATAATTAGATCAAAATTATTAAGTAAAATTCAAGATGCTTATAACAAAGACCCTGATCTAAAAAATTTAATTTTTGATGATTGGTTTAACAATGAAATTGCGACAAGATTAGATAACTTAGCTAAGGTGGTTTCTCTATCCACAAAGGCAGGTATACCAGTCCCATGTTTATCCAGTACTTTAGATTATTTGAATAGTTATAGAACTAATAGACTTCCTCAGAATCTTGTTCAGGCAATGAGAGACTGTTTTGGCTCCCATACATATGAAAGAATTGATAGGGAAGGTAGTTTTCATACTGAATGGATGAAATGA
- the pgl gene encoding 6-phosphogluconolactonase, with the protein MDEMIEKVKNGYTLNICKDKLELSTAVFKFIQSHIIHTLKKKDRFKFCVSGGSTPKSVYHLLSHNDLQWDMVDVFLGDERCVDPNSELSNSLMLRNSLLTNFGSKAYFYEIFNDLNADDETTKNQFISKLFEKCGSNPPTFDLTLLGLGDDGHTASLFPYQKNNNVDDFVIFNEGKGLKRISLTPKVLSASSKIVFLVSGASKRIALERLLDEKEPPDRTPSKLIKSNNQISIFCDQESAKELEI; encoded by the coding sequence ATGGATGAAATGATTGAAAAGGTCAAAAATGGATACACCTTAAATATATGCAAAGACAAGTTAGAACTATCAACAGCGGTTTTTAAGTTTATTCAAAGCCATATTATTCATACTTTAAAAAAGAAAGACAGATTCAAATTTTGTGTAAGTGGAGGTTCAACTCCTAAATCTGTTTATCATCTCTTATCTCATAATGATCTTCAATGGGATATGGTTGATGTCTTTTTAGGAGATGAAAGATGTGTTGATCCAAATTCAGAATTAAGTAACTCGTTAATGTTGAGAAATTCTTTGCTAACTAATTTTGGATCTAAAGCTTATTTTTATGAAATTTTCAATGATTTAAACGCTGATGATGAAACTACTAAAAATCAATTTATTTCTAAATTATTTGAAAAATGCGGATCAAACCCTCCAACTTTTGATTTAACATTATTAGGCCTTGGAGATGATGGCCATACAGCCTCACTATTCCCTTATCAAAAAAATAATAATGTAGATGATTTTGTTATTTTTAATGAAGGTAAAGGTTTAAAAAGAATTTCATTAACTCCAAAGGTTCTTTCAGCTTCTTCAAAGATAGTATTTTTAGTTAGTGGAGCTTCTAAAAGAATTGCTCTTGAGAGGTTATTAGATGAAAAAGAGCCACCAGATAGAACACCATCAAAATTAATAAAATCTAATAATCAAATTTCAATATTTTGTGATCAGGAATCAGCAAAAGAATTAGAAATTTAG
- a CDS encoding CIA30 family protein — MSKKKFLFQKKEFDGWKTLNDTVMGGSSSAFCETSNSGLILKGNIVEKAGGFVSCRSSIYKPSLNVSEYSSFELNIDGQGRTFKFAVACEDDLLGLTEFIPGGLRWIKSFPTKKFGTTNVQIPFSELKPSVRANKVRFPFKFKPSKIKRLQLLHSKFGDDGLLNNEFKQGSIKVLIKSISVI; from the coding sequence ATGAGTAAGAAAAAATTTTTATTCCAGAAAAAGGAGTTCGATGGTTGGAAAACATTAAATGATACTGTTATGGGCGGATCAAGTTCAGCTTTTTGTGAAACCTCAAATTCGGGTTTGATATTAAAGGGTAATATTGTCGAGAAAGCAGGAGGATTTGTTAGTTGTAGATCTTCTATATATAAACCTTCTTTAAATGTATCTGAGTATTCATCCTTTGAATTAAATATTGATGGACAAGGAAGAACTTTTAAATTTGCTGTCGCTTGTGAAGATGATCTACTAGGACTAACCGAATTTATTCCTGGTGGTCTTAGATGGATTAAATCATTTCCAACAAAAAAATTCGGGACAACAAATGTTCAAATTCCTTTTAGTGAGTTAAAACCTTCAGTAAGAGCTAATAAAGTACGTTTTCCATTTAAATTCAAGCCATCTAAAATTAAAAGATTGCAACTACTACACTCTAAGTTCGGTGATGATGGATTACTTAATAATGAGTTTAAACAGGGTTCAATAAAAGTTTTAATTAAATCAATAAGTGTTATTTGA